The following coding sequences lie in one Sinorhizobium fredii USDA 257 genomic window:
- a CDS encoding cobalamin biosynthesis protein encodes MPSVKRPDPTAKLVLGLGCERNAKPEEVIALAEQALADAGAAEGDVAFVASLDARSEEPAIHAAGRRFSVPVRFFEAATLEAEAARLQNPSEIVFAHTGCHGVAEGAALAGAGCDAVLLVPKIRSARATAAIAGPRHYAGPHSAATGASETV; translated from the coding sequence ATGCCTTCGGTCAAGAGACCAGACCCGACCGCCAAACTTGTTCTCGGCCTCGGCTGCGAGCGAAACGCCAAACCGGAGGAAGTGATCGCGCTTGCCGAGCAGGCGCTCGCTGACGCGGGCGCGGCCGAAGGAGATGTCGCGTTCGTCGCTTCGCTTGACGCGCGCTCCGAGGAGCCCGCCATTCATGCGGCGGGCCGGCGGTTTTCGGTGCCCGTCCGCTTCTTCGAGGCGGCGACGCTCGAGGCGGAGGCGGCCCGACTGCAGAATCCTTCCGAGATCGTCTTTGCCCATACAGGCTGCCATGGCGTCGCCGAGGGAGCGGCGCTGGCGGGGGCAGGGTGCGATGCAGTCCTGCTCGTTCCGAAGATCCGCTCGGCCCGCGCGACGGCAGCGATCGCGGGGCCGCGCCACTACGCCGGACCTCACAGTGCCGCAACAGGCGCCTCGGAGACCGTCTGA
- the cobO gene encoding cob(I)yrinic acid a,c-diamide adenosyltransferase: MSDETANTGEPVAEKDEARHAMKMAKKKTARDKIMATKTDEKGLVIVHTGKGKGKSTAGFGMIFRHIAHGMPCAVVQFIKGAMQTGERDLIDKHFGDLCQFYTLGEGFTWETQDRARDVAMAEKAWEKAKELIRDERNSMVLLDEINIALRYDYIDIAEVVRFLQEEKPHMTHVVLTGRNAKEGLIEIADLVTEMELVKHPFRSGIKAQKGIEF; this comes from the coding sequence ATGAGCGACGAAACCGCAAATACCGGCGAGCCGGTCGCCGAGAAGGACGAAGCCCGTCACGCCATGAAGATGGCGAAGAAGAAGACGGCGCGCGACAAGATCATGGCAACGAAGACCGACGAGAAGGGCTTGGTCATTGTCCACACGGGCAAGGGCAAGGGCAAGTCGACGGCCGGGTTCGGAATGATCTTCCGCCACATCGCCCACGGCATGCCCTGCGCCGTCGTGCAGTTCATCAAGGGTGCCATGCAGACCGGCGAGCGCGATCTGATCGACAAGCATTTCGGCGATCTCTGCCAGTTCTACACGCTTGGCGAAGGTTTTACCTGGGAGACGCAGGACCGCGCCCGCGACGTGGCGATGGCGGAGAAAGCCTGGGAAAAGGCGAAGGAACTGATCCGCGACGAGCGCAATTCCATGGTGCTGCTGGACGAGATCAACATCGCGCTCCGCTACGACTACATCGACATCGCCGAGGTCGTACGTTTCCTCCAGGAGGAGAAGCCACACATGACGCATGTGGTGCTGACCGGCCGCAACGCCAAGGAAGGTCTGATCGAGATCGCCGATCTTGTGACCGAGATGGAACTCGTCAAGCATCCGTTCCGCTCCGGCATCAAGGCGCAGAAGGGCATCGAGTTCTGA
- a CDS encoding cobyrinate a,c-diamide synthase, translated as MSGLMIAAPSSGSGKTTVTLGLLRALTRRGFSIAPGKAGPDYIDPAFHTAASGKPCLNYDPWAMRPELRLANAAAATKDGSTLIIEAMMGLYDGAADGTGSPADLAATLGLAVILVVDCARLSHSVAALVRGYMDHRDDVCVAGVILNRVGSDRHEAMLRDALDRAAVPIFGVLRHDDALTLPERHLGLVQAGEHGALEAFIDHAAMRVASGCDVDAILAVAFPLRADTPPEAKALSPLGQRIAVARDVAFAFSYEHLLSGWRRQGAEISFFSPLNDEAPDVGADAIYLPGGYPELHAEMLVGASHFRMAMQAAAGRGVRIYGECGGYMALGEGLVAADGRRYEMLGLLPLVTSFAERRRHLGYRRVAPIDNGFFEGPMTAHEFHYSTIVSEGAAEPLFAVVDAAGVDLGRTGLRRGTVAGSFMHLIDLAE; from the coding sequence ATGAGCGGTCTGATGATTGCTGCCCCGAGCTCCGGCTCGGGCAAGACAACGGTGACGCTCGGCCTGCTGCGGGCGCTGACGCGGCGCGGCTTTTCCATCGCACCAGGCAAAGCGGGCCCGGACTACATCGATCCGGCCTTCCACACCGCCGCAAGCGGCAAGCCCTGTCTCAACTATGATCCCTGGGCGATGCGGCCGGAACTGCGCCTCGCCAACGCTGCGGCCGCGACGAAGGACGGCTCCACGCTCATCATCGAGGCGATGATGGGGCTTTATGACGGCGCCGCCGACGGCACGGGATCGCCGGCAGATCTGGCCGCAACGCTCGGGCTGGCGGTGATCCTGGTTGTCGATTGCGCCCGTCTCTCCCATTCGGTCGCGGCGCTGGTGCGCGGCTATATGGATCACCGCGATGATGTGTGCGTCGCCGGCGTCATCCTGAACCGGGTGGGCAGCGACCGCCATGAGGCGATGCTGCGCGACGCGCTCGACCGCGCAGCCGTCCCGATTTTCGGCGTGCTGCGCCACGATGACGCGTTGACGCTGCCAGAACGGCATCTGGGTCTCGTACAGGCCGGCGAGCACGGGGCGCTCGAAGCCTTCATCGACCATGCGGCGATGCGCGTCGCGTCGGGCTGCGATGTCGATGCCATCCTCGCCGTAGCGTTTCCCTTGCGGGCGGATACGCCGCCGGAAGCGAAAGCACTGAGTCCGCTCGGCCAGCGGATCGCCGTCGCTCGCGACGTCGCCTTCGCTTTCAGTTACGAGCATCTGCTCTCCGGCTGGCGCAGGCAGGGAGCGGAAATCTCGTTCTTTTCACCGCTGAATGACGAAGCGCCCGATGTTGGCGCCGACGCGATCTATCTGCCGGGCGGCTATCCGGAATTGCACGCCGAGATGCTCGTCGGTGCTTCGCACTTCCGCATGGCAATGCAGGCTGCGGCCGGGCGAGGCGTCCGCATCTACGGGGAGTGCGGCGGCTACATGGCGCTGGGCGAAGGGCTTGTCGCAGCGGACGGCAGACGTTACGAGATGCTTGGGCTGTTGCCGCTCGTCACCAGTTTCGCGGAGCGCAGGCGGCATCTCGGCTACCGGCGCGTCGCGCCGATCGACAATGGGTTTTTCGAGGGACCGATGACGGCGCACGAATTTCACTATTCGACCATCGTTTCCGAAGGGGCGGCCGAGCCGCTCTTCGCCGTGGTGGATGCTGCAGGCGTCGACCTCGGCCGCACCGGCCTTCGCCGCGGGACTGTTGCCGGCTCCTTCATGCATCTCATCGATCTTGCGGAGTGA
- a CDS encoding glycerophosphodiester phosphodiesterase, with the protein MSSDLWIGRSGRKPLIVAHRGGAALAAENTVEALRAAEGAGADAIETDIRVTKDGAFVCMHDDDLRRLCGDARSVSAVDLATLRQLLPSTMTLHEALAASGPLGVLLDIKLNDPVPLALIIDEVARANAIERTMLGLRSFDLIACARSVRPDIAILAFVEDPDSAAQARDAGADWFRLWQGAASPERAAIVRDAGLRLAVMVGQPRSIPLPEYPPFPVGLIDREGLEQVHRIEPDAILLDDARLAMDILRRN; encoded by the coding sequence ATGTCGTCTGATTTGTGGATTGGTCGCTCCGGCCGCAAGCCTCTCATCGTTGCGCACCGCGGCGGTGCTGCCCTTGCTGCCGAGAATACCGTGGAGGCGCTGCGTGCCGCCGAGGGTGCTGGGGCAGATGCCATCGAGACGGATATACGCGTCACGAAGGACGGCGCCTTCGTTTGCATGCATGATGACGACCTTCGACGGCTTTGCGGAGATGCGCGCAGCGTCTCGGCTGTGGATCTCGCAACGCTGCGGCAGCTGCTGCCGAGCACGATGACGCTCCACGAGGCGCTGGCGGCGTCCGGCCCGTTGGGCGTTCTCCTGGACATCAAGCTTAACGATCCGGTGCCGCTCGCACTCATCATCGATGAGGTCGCACGCGCGAATGCGATCGAGCGAACGATGCTGGGGCTGCGCAGCTTCGACCTCATCGCTTGCGCGCGCTCTGTCCGACCGGACATCGCCATTCTCGCTTTCGTGGAGGACCCGGACTCCGCCGCTCAGGCGCGTGATGCCGGAGCCGACTGGTTCAGGCTATGGCAGGGCGCGGCGAGCCCTGAACGCGCGGCAATCGTTCGCGACGCTGGCCTGCGTCTTGCGGTAATGGTCGGTCAGCCGCGCTCAATTCCACTGCCGGAATACCCGCCCTTTCCGGTCGGCCTGATCGACCGAGAAGGACTTGAGCAAGTGCATCGGATCGAACCCGACGCTATCCTCTTGGACGATGCGCGTCTGGCGATGGATATTCTCAGGCGGAACTGA
- a CDS encoding acyl carrier protein: protein MTATFDKVADIIAETSEIDRETIKPESHTIDDLGIDSLDFLDIVFAIDKEFGIKIPLEQWTQEVNEGKVSTEEYFVLKNLCAKIDELRAAKA from the coding sequence GTGACAGCTACATTCGACAAGGTTGCCGACATCATTGCGGAAACGAGCGAGATCGATCGCGAGACGATCAAGCCGGAAAGCCACACGATCGATGATCTCGGCATCGACAGCCTGGACTTCCTCGACATCGTCTTTGCGATCGACAAGGAATTCGGCATCAAGATTCCGCTCGAGCAGTGGACCCAGGAAGTCAACGAAGGCAAGGTGTCGACCGAGGAATACTTCGTGCTGAAGAACCTCTGTGCCAAAATCGATGAGCTTCGGGCGGCCAAGGCCTGA
- the cobD gene encoding threonine-phosphate decarboxylase CobD, translated as MIAPIVHGGGITEAAARFGGAPDDWLDLSTGINPCPVALPEIDARVWHRLPDRHLEEAARTAARGYYRTSDLLPLPVPGTQAVIQLLPRLADPRRRAAIFGPTYGEYARVLKAAGFIVDTVARADDLAAAHGIVVLVNPNNPTGRLFQPNEILAMAAAMKAHDGLLVVDEAFGDLEPQASVAADVAAHGNLVVFRSFGKFFGLAGLRLGFVVASGSITETFREWLGPWAVSGPALAVSAKLMESDTKPIRESILQRNAALDAVLRGAGIDLIGGTGLFTLVDHERAYDLHTALCQERILTRKFDYDRRWLRIGLTADAAGDRRLAEALRRAGV; from the coding sequence ATGATTGCGCCGATTGTCCATGGCGGCGGAATCACCGAGGCTGCGGCCCGCTTCGGCGGTGCGCCCGACGATTGGCTCGACCTTTCGACCGGCATCAATCCGTGCCCGGTCGCACTGCCGGAGATCGACGCGCGGGTCTGGCATCGCTTGCCGGATCGGCATCTGGAGGAGGCAGCGCGCACAGCCGCACGCGGCTATTACAGGACCAGCGATCTCCTGCCGCTGCCGGTGCCCGGGACCCAAGCCGTCATTCAGTTGCTGCCGCGGCTTGCTGACCCGAGGAGGCGCGCCGCCATATTCGGGCCGACCTATGGCGAATACGCGCGCGTCCTGAAGGCGGCGGGCTTCATCGTCGACACTGTCGCACGCGCCGATGATCTCGCGGCGGCGCACGGCATTGTGGTTCTCGTAAATCCCAATAACCCGACCGGCCGACTTTTCCAGCCCAACGAAATTCTGGCCATGGCAGCGGCGATGAAGGCGCACGACGGCCTGCTCGTCGTCGACGAAGCCTTCGGGGATCTCGAGCCTCAGGCAAGCGTTGCCGCTGATGTCGCCGCCCATGGCAACCTCGTTGTCTTCCGTTCCTTCGGCAAGTTCTTCGGTCTCGCGGGCCTGAGGCTTGGCTTCGTTGTCGCAAGCGGGTCGATCACGGAAACCTTCCGCGAATGGCTTGGCCCTTGGGCGGTGTCAGGGCCGGCGCTTGCCGTTTCGGCGAAGCTGATGGAAAGCGACACGAAGCCGATAAGGGAAAGCATCCTCCAACGGAATGCTGCGCTCGATGCAGTGCTCCGCGGCGCCGGCATCGATCTCATCGGTGGCACCGGGCTCTTCACGCTCGTCGACCATGAACGGGCATATGATCTTCATACGGCGCTCTGCCAGGAGCGCATTCTGACGCGCAAGTTCGACTACGATCGGCGCTGGCTGCGGATCGGGCTGACCGCCGACGCGGCTGGCGACCGCCGTCTGGCCGAAGCCTTGCGCCGGGCAGGAGTCTAG
- a CDS encoding methyltransferase family protein: protein MTALVGTVLAVPNVLSLALALSAWISISYQIRMEEAHLSDAFGEAYLHYRRRVRRWL from the coding sequence GTGACGGCGCTGGTCGGCACCGTGCTTGCCGTCCCGAACGTCCTCTCGCTGGCACTTGCCCTTTCCGCCTGGATCTCGATTTCCTACCAGATCCGCATGGAGGAAGCACATCTCTCCGACGCCTTCGGTGAAGCCTATCTGCACTATCGCCGGCGCGTTAGACGCTGGCTTTGA
- the cobA gene encoding uroporphyrinogen-III C-methyltransferase, which produces MTDAFFAGLPELDPGSVWLVGAGPGDPGLLTLHAANALRQADVIVHDALVNADCLKLAKPSAALEFAGKRGGKPSPKQRDISLRLVELARAGLRVLRLKGGDPFVFGRGGEEALTLVEHGIPFRIVPGITAGIGGLAYAGIPVTHREVNHAVTFLTGHDSSGVVPDQINWEGIAKGSPVIVMYMAMKHIGQISANLIAAGRSPDEAVAFVCNAATPEQVVLETTLSRAETDVAASGLEPPAIVVVGEVVRLRPSLDWVGALSGRALTADPFSNRIRRNPA; this is translated from the coding sequence GTGACGGATGCGTTTTTTGCCGGCCTTCCCGAACTCGATCCCGGTTCGGTCTGGCTCGTCGGTGCCGGACCCGGTGACCCGGGGCTTTTGACGCTTCATGCCGCCAATGCGCTCCGCCAGGCGGATGTGATCGTTCATGATGCGCTGGTGAATGCCGATTGCCTGAAGCTTGCCAAGCCGAGCGCCGCACTCGAATTTGCCGGCAAACGCGGCGGCAAGCCGTCGCCGAAGCAACGCGACATCTCGCTCCGCCTCGTCGAACTGGCCCGCGCCGGGCTCAGAGTCCTGCGCCTCAAGGGCGGTGACCCGTTTGTCTTCGGCCGCGGCGGCGAGGAAGCTTTGACGCTTGTCGAGCACGGTATTCCGTTCCGCATCGTGCCCGGCATCACCGCGGGCATTGGCGGGCTTGCCTATGCCGGCATTCCGGTGACCCATCGTGAAGTCAATCACGCAGTCACCTTCCTCACCGGCCACGATTCCTCCGGCGTGGTGCCGGACCAGATCAATTGGGAAGGCATCGCCAAGGGGTCGCCGGTCATCGTCATGTACATGGCGATGAAGCATATCGGTCAGATTTCGGCGAACCTCATCGCCGCCGGCCGTTCGCCCGACGAGGCGGTCGCCTTCGTCTGCAATGCGGCGACGCCTGAGCAGGTGGTGCTTGAGACCACGCTTTCCCGTGCCGAAACCGATGTTGCGGCTTCGGGATTGGAGCCGCCGGCAATCGTCGTCGTCGGGGAAGTCGTTCGGCTGCGTCCGTCGCTCGACTGGGTGGGCGCGCTCAGTGGCCGCGCGCTTACCGCGGACCCATTCTCGAACCGCATACGCCGGAACCCGGCATGA
- the cbiB gene encoding adenosylcobinamide-phosphate synthase CbiB, translated as MSAEIFLVLVVALIIDRLVGDPDWLWERLTHPVVLFGKAIGVFDAALNRGAADGGWLKMRGIVTILVLLASSIVFGVVLNRLFDVLGALGFVLEAMTVAVFLAQKSLADHVRQVADGLRSDGLAGGREAVSMIVGRDPKTLDERGVCRAAIESLAENLSDGVVAPALWYAVAGLPGLFAYKMLNTADSMIGHKSPKYLHFGWASARLDDLANLPAARLSVLLIAAGARLTRGLEAAKAAIEVAKRDHGFHRSPNSGWPEAAMAGALDIQLAGPRVYGGTMVDEPMINGSGRAVATIDDIDAAVGVFYGACTALALASAVIVLPFLLF; from the coding sequence ATGTCGGCCGAAATTTTCCTCGTCCTCGTTGTGGCTCTCATCATCGACCGCCTCGTCGGCGATCCCGACTGGCTCTGGGAGAGGCTAACGCATCCGGTGGTGCTCTTCGGTAAGGCGATCGGCGTTTTCGACGCGGCGCTCAATCGTGGAGCGGCGGACGGCGGCTGGCTGAAAATGCGGGGCATTGTGACCATCCTCGTCCTCCTCGCCTCGAGCATCGTGTTCGGTGTGGTGCTCAATCGCCTGTTCGATGTTCTCGGCGCTCTTGGCTTCGTTCTCGAGGCAATGACCGTTGCCGTTTTCCTCGCGCAGAAGAGCCTCGCCGATCACGTTCGCCAGGTCGCTGACGGCCTGCGCAGCGACGGTCTTGCGGGTGGCCGCGAGGCTGTTTCGATGATCGTCGGCCGCGATCCGAAAACGCTGGATGAGCGCGGCGTCTGCCGGGCGGCGATCGAAAGCCTCGCGGAAAACCTTTCCGATGGTGTCGTCGCTCCGGCCCTTTGGTACGCTGTTGCCGGGCTTCCCGGCCTGTTTGCCTACAAGATGCTGAATACTGCAGATTCGATGATCGGCCACAAGAGCCCGAAGTATCTTCATTTCGGCTGGGCCTCGGCGCGGCTCGACGACCTCGCCAACCTTCCGGCGGCGCGGCTCTCGGTTCTCCTCATTGCCGCTGGGGCCCGTCTCACACGGGGTCTCGAAGCGGCCAAAGCCGCGATCGAGGTGGCAAAGCGCGACCATGGCTTCCACCGCTCGCCCAATTCCGGCTGGCCCGAGGCGGCGATGGCGGGCGCGCTCGACATTCAGCTTGCCGGGCCGCGCGTCTACGGCGGAACGATGGTGGACGAGCCGATGATCAACGGCTCCGGCCGCGCAGTCGCAACGATTGACGATATCGACGCCGCCGTTGGCGTCTTCTATGGCGCCTGCACCGCGCTCGCTCTGGCCTCTGCCGTCATCGTTCTGCCGTTCCTGCTATTCTGA
- a CDS encoding TSUP family transporter produces the protein MTDLALHLLLFLFAAAFIAGFIDSIAGGGGMVTIPAMLIAGIPPLETLGTNKLQSLFGSGSASIAYARHGHVNLKEQLPMALMSAAGSVFGALIATVVPADALKAVLPFLLIAIAVYFGCKPNIGDVEKHRRMSAFLFTLTFVPLIGLYDGVFGPGTGSFFMLGFVSLAGYGILKATAHTKFLNFGSNLGAFIIFVLYGVVLWKVGLMMGAGQFLGAQVGSRYAMAKGAKIIKPLLVIVSIALAIRLLADPAHPLRIWLGI, from the coding sequence GTGACCGATCTCGCCCTTCATCTCCTGCTCTTTCTGTTCGCGGCCGCCTTCATCGCCGGCTTCATCGATTCGATTGCCGGCGGTGGCGGGATGGTCACCATTCCGGCCATGCTGATCGCCGGGATTCCGCCGCTCGAAACGCTTGGGACCAACAAGCTCCAATCGCTCTTCGGCTCCGGTTCCGCCAGCATCGCCTACGCGCGACACGGCCATGTCAATCTGAAGGAACAGTTGCCGATGGCGCTGATGTCGGCCGCGGGGTCCGTGTTCGGCGCATTGATCGCGACGGTCGTTCCAGCCGATGCGCTCAAGGCAGTGCTACCCTTTCTGCTGATCGCGATCGCCGTCTATTTCGGCTGCAAACCGAATATCGGCGATGTCGAAAAGCACCGCCGCATGTCGGCATTTCTCTTCACCCTCACCTTCGTGCCGCTAATCGGTCTCTACGACGGGGTTTTCGGACCAGGTACGGGCTCGTTCTTCATGCTCGGCTTCGTCTCGCTTGCCGGCTACGGCATCCTCAAGGCGACGGCCCACACGAAGTTCCTGAATTTCGGCTCCAATCTGGGCGCCTTCATCATCTTCGTTCTCTACGGCGTCGTTCTCTGGAAGGTGGGGCTGATGATGGGCGCGGGCCAGTTTCTCGGCGCGCAAGTGGGCTCCCGCTATGCGATGGCGAAGGGGGCGAAGATCATCAAGCCGCTGCTTGTCATCGTCTCGATTGCGCTCGCGATCCGCCTGCTGGCGGACCCGGCGCATCCGTTGAGGATCTGGCTGGGCATCTAA